In Marmota flaviventris isolate mMarFla1 chromosome 17, mMarFla1.hap1, whole genome shotgun sequence, a single genomic region encodes these proteins:
- the Nsrp1 gene encoding nuclear speckle splicing regulatory protein 1 isoform X2 produces MKQTKLEIQKALAEDSTVYEYDSIYDEMQKKKEENNPKLLLGKDRKPKYIHNLLKAVEIRKKEQEKRMEKKIQREREMEKGEFDDKEAFVTSAYKKKLQERAEEEEREKKAAALEARLDVTKQKDLSGFYRHLLNQAVGEEEVPKCSFREASFERTGIKEEKSRGYSDEVNSENTVLQEKCIIQTGVKKEENPDADSDFDTKSSEDDEIEENKMNCRRPKVIETSRNYSKHHRNQSHSPSSSEERGHGSRHHTKSSKSRGHEKREDPHQERQSRDQENYYTDRDHQKQKDSHRHREASHRDSHWKRHEQKDASRGRDQRERDDREWKRGREREKYSSREQERDKQQNDHDRYIERGGEKEEKNKTKKEHMKIRKERYENNDKYRDREKQEVSVQPTERNRDRREGSPNSKAKDEFLDHERFSKIRNMEKDKERRKDKPSSSETSLGAKHRLTEERQEQDNEQERPPEAMSKFAKRNNEETVMSARDRYLARQMARVNAKTYIEKEDD; encoded by the exons accAAACTGGAAATTCAGAAGGCCCTTGCAGAAGATTCTACTGTGTATGAATATGACAGTATTTATGatgaaatgcagaaaaaaaaggaggaaaataatccCAAATTGCTTTTGGGAAAAGATCGGAAG ccAAAATATATTCATAACTTACTAAAAGCAGTTGAAATCCGaaaaaaggaacaggaaaaaagaatggaaaagaaaatacaaagagaacGAGAAATGGAAAAGGGAGAATTTGATGATAAAGAGGCATTTGTGACATctgcttataaaaaaaaattgcaagagagagctgaagaggaagaaagagaaaagaaggctgCTGCACTTGAAG CACGTTTGGATGTAACCAAACAGAAAGACCTCAGTGGATTTTATAGGCACCTATTAAATCAAGCAGTTGGAGAAGAGGAAGTACCTAAATGCAGCTTTCGTGAAGCTAG ttttGAAAGGACTggaataaaggaagagaaatcaAGAGGTTACTCTGATGAAGTAAATTCAGAGAACACAGTACTACAGGAGAAATGCATTATCCAGACGGGTGTAAAGAAGGAGGAAAACCCAGATGCAGACAGTGACTTTGATACCAAGAGCAGTGAGGAtgatgaaattgaagaaaacaaaatgaactgCCGAAGGCCAAAGGTCATAGAGACCTCTAGGAATTACTCCAAGCATCACAGGAATCAATCCCACTCACCATCATCTAGTGAAGAAAGAGGACATGGTTCCAGACACCACACCAAAAGTTCCAAGTCAAGAGGGCATGAGAAGAGGGAAGATCCACACCAAGAGAGGCAGTCCAGAGACCAAGAGAATTATTATACTGACCGTgaccaccaaaaacaaaaggaTTCTCATAGGCACAGAGAGGCCAGTCATAGAGATTCCCACTGGAAGAGGCATGAACAAAAAGATGCATCAAGGGGAAGAGATCAGAGAGAAAGAGACGATAGAGAATggaaaagggggagagagagggagaaatattCCTCTAGAGAACAAGAAAGAGATAAACAACAAAATGATCATGACCGATACattgagagaggaggagagaaggaagagaaaaacaaaacaaagaaggaacacatgaaaataaggaaggaaagatatgaaaataatgataagTACAGAGATAGGGAAAAACAAGAGGTAAGTGTTCAGCCTACAGAAAGAAATCGAGACAGACGGGAAGGCAGCCCAAATTCTAAGGCAAAAGATGAGTTTCTTGACCATGAAAGATTCAGCAAAATAAGAAACATGgaaaaggacaaagaaagaagaaaagacaaacccTCTAGCTCTGAAACATCACTGGGAGCAAAACACAGACTCACAGAGGAAAGGCAAGAACAGGACAATGAACAAGAGAGACCACCTGAGGCAATGAGCAAGTTTGCAAAGCGGAACAATGAGGAAACTGTAATGTCAGCTAGAGACAGGTACTTGGCCAGGCAAATGGCACGGGTTAATGCAAAGACCTATATTGAAAAAGAAGATGATTGA
- the Nsrp1 gene encoding nuclear speckle splicing regulatory protein 1 isoform X1: MAIPGRQYGLILPKKTQQLRPVLQKPSVFGNDSDDDDETSVSESLQREAAKKQAMKQTKLEIQKALAEDSTVYEYDSIYDEMQKKKEENNPKLLLGKDRKPKYIHNLLKAVEIRKKEQEKRMEKKIQREREMEKGEFDDKEAFVTSAYKKKLQERAEEEEREKKAAALEARLDVTKQKDLSGFYRHLLNQAVGEEEVPKCSFREASFERTGIKEEKSRGYSDEVNSENTVLQEKCIIQTGVKKEENPDADSDFDTKSSEDDEIEENKMNCRRPKVIETSRNYSKHHRNQSHSPSSSEERGHGSRHHTKSSKSRGHEKREDPHQERQSRDQENYYTDRDHQKQKDSHRHREASHRDSHWKRHEQKDASRGRDQRERDDREWKRGREREKYSSREQERDKQQNDHDRYIERGGEKEEKNKTKKEHMKIRKERYENNDKYRDREKQEVSVQPTERNRDRREGSPNSKAKDEFLDHERFSKIRNMEKDKERRKDKPSSSETSLGAKHRLTEERQEQDNEQERPPEAMSKFAKRNNEETVMSARDRYLARQMARVNAKTYIEKEDD, encoded by the exons accAAACTGGAAATTCAGAAGGCCCTTGCAGAAGATTCTACTGTGTATGAATATGACAGTATTTATGatgaaatgcagaaaaaaaaggaggaaaataatccCAAATTGCTTTTGGGAAAAGATCGGAAG ccAAAATATATTCATAACTTACTAAAAGCAGTTGAAATCCGaaaaaaggaacaggaaaaaagaatggaaaagaaaatacaaagagaacGAGAAATGGAAAAGGGAGAATTTGATGATAAAGAGGCATTTGTGACATctgcttataaaaaaaaattgcaagagagagctgaagaggaagaaagagaaaagaaggctgCTGCACTTGAAG CACGTTTGGATGTAACCAAACAGAAAGACCTCAGTGGATTTTATAGGCACCTATTAAATCAAGCAGTTGGAGAAGAGGAAGTACCTAAATGCAGCTTTCGTGAAGCTAG ttttGAAAGGACTggaataaaggaagagaaatcaAGAGGTTACTCTGATGAAGTAAATTCAGAGAACACAGTACTACAGGAGAAATGCATTATCCAGACGGGTGTAAAGAAGGAGGAAAACCCAGATGCAGACAGTGACTTTGATACCAAGAGCAGTGAGGAtgatgaaattgaagaaaacaaaatgaactgCCGAAGGCCAAAGGTCATAGAGACCTCTAGGAATTACTCCAAGCATCACAGGAATCAATCCCACTCACCATCATCTAGTGAAGAAAGAGGACATGGTTCCAGACACCACACCAAAAGTTCCAAGTCAAGAGGGCATGAGAAGAGGGAAGATCCACACCAAGAGAGGCAGTCCAGAGACCAAGAGAATTATTATACTGACCGTgaccaccaaaaacaaaaggaTTCTCATAGGCACAGAGAGGCCAGTCATAGAGATTCCCACTGGAAGAGGCATGAACAAAAAGATGCATCAAGGGGAAGAGATCAGAGAGAAAGAGACGATAGAGAATggaaaagggggagagagagggagaaatattCCTCTAGAGAACAAGAAAGAGATAAACAACAAAATGATCATGACCGATACattgagagaggaggagagaaggaagagaaaaacaaaacaaagaaggaacacatgaaaataaggaaggaaagatatgaaaataatgataagTACAGAGATAGGGAAAAACAAGAGGTAAGTGTTCAGCCTACAGAAAGAAATCGAGACAGACGGGAAGGCAGCCCAAATTCTAAGGCAAAAGATGAGTTTCTTGACCATGAAAGATTCAGCAAAATAAGAAACATGgaaaaggacaaagaaagaagaaaagacaaacccTCTAGCTCTGAAACATCACTGGGAGCAAAACACAGACTCACAGAGGAAAGGCAAGAACAGGACAATGAACAAGAGAGACCACCTGAGGCAATGAGCAAGTTTGCAAAGCGGAACAATGAGGAAACTGTAATGTCAGCTAGAGACAGGTACTTGGCCAGGCAAATGGCACGGGTTAATGCAAAGACCTATATTGAAAAAGAAGATGATTGA